Part of the Bacteroidota bacterium genome, GAGTCAACGGATGCCATGCCGTCCAGTTGCACAATCACGCCGCGTTCCTTGTAGAAGTCCAGAACAGGCTTCGTGGTGGAGGTGTAGATTTCGAGGCGTTTACGCACCGTCTCCTCTTTGTCATCTTCGCGTTGAATGAGCTTGCCCCCGCATTCGGGACACGGGCTGTCGGTCGTGACACCATCGGAAAGTTTGTTGTAGATGTTGCCGTCGTTCACACACATCAGGCGCGAGCCGAGGCGGCGGATGATTTCCGCATTGTCGACGTGGAAGTTGATGACTTTGTAGTTCCTGATGTGCAACTCTTCGAACAGCGCCGCAAGTGCCTTTGCCTGATCGACTGTCCGCGGGAAGCCATCAAGGATAAATCCGTTTTGTACTCTTGGCGAGGTGAGAACTTCGCGAACAATCCCGATCATGACGTCATCGGGAACGAGGTGGCCCGCATCCATGATGCTTTTTGCCTTCTTGCCTAATTCTGTTCCTGCGGCAACGGCAGCGCGCAGCATGTCGCCGGTGGAAATATGCGGCACACCGAACTCTTCCGAGAGAAGTTTTGCCTGCGTTCCCTTGCCGACGCCCGGAGGGCCAAACATGAGTAATCGCATTGTCGTCCTTGGTCAGTAGTCAATATAGATGGTATCCCGTTCAGGCCGGAATACCGGAGCCGGAACGGCGCGTGGAAAGCCGGACTTGCCGTGCGTGCTCCTTTTCCGTTTTCACGGCAAGCTGTCCGCAGGCGGCGTCAATATCCTCGCCCGCGCTGCTTCGCACAAACACCGAAAGGTTGGCTGTACGAAGCCGGTCGGCTATAGCATTCATGCGGGGAGACGGCTTGAGCGAGGCGCCCAAACCGGCCACTCCTGTGAACGCTATCGAATGAAACGGGATGATGTTCACTTTGCACGGCACGCGCCGGGCCAACTTGACGAGTTGGGCCACTTCGTAGTCCGAATCGTTCACGCCGTCGAAGAAAACATACTCGTACGTCACCCGTTTGCGCGTTCTCGCATGATAGTACTCGATCGCCGACATCAGTTCCGCGAGATTGAATTTCTTGTTGATGGGCATCAGCGTCGTGCGCGTTTCATCAACGGCACTGTGTAACGACACGGCAAGTTTTGCCTTGCAGCCGCTCTCCGCCATGAGTCGAATTCTATCCGCCCAGCCTGCCGTGGAAATGGTAATTCTCCGGGCCGCGATGTTCAACCCGGTGATGAGAATATCGACAGCCTTCATCACATTGTCGAAATTCATCATCGGCTCGCCCATTCCCATAAAAACAATATTGGTAATGGGACGGTGTGCTTCGCGCCTCACCTG contains:
- a CDS encoding adenylate kinase, encoding MRLLMFGPPGVGKGTQAKLLSEEFGVPHISTGDMLRAAVAAGTELGKKAKSIMDAGHLVPDDVMIGIVREVLTSPRVQNGFILDGFPRTVDQAKALAALFEELHIRNYKVINFHVDNAEIIRRLGSRLMCVNDGNIYNKLSDGVTTDSPCPECGGKLIQREDDKEETVRKRLEIYTSTTKPVLDFYKERGVIVQLDGMASVDSVYEEIKQLVGA
- the rlmN gene encoding 23S rRNA (adenine(2503)-C(2))-methyltransferase RlmN, which produces MTSLHNNLFGLTLQELSDFAERIGEKRYRGRQLFDWIYAKDASSFSEMTSLAKSFREQLEQHASLERVDIVRRQRSHGDATAKFLVKLHDGLHVESVLIPPRLAFRGHEADHEEEQRRLTLCISSQVGCALDCRFCATASMGLLRNLTAGEIVGQVMQVRREAHRPITNIVFMGMGEPMMNFDNVMKAVDILITGLNIAARRITISTAGWADRIRLMAESGCKAKLAVSLHSAVDETRTTLMPINKKFNLAELMSAIEYYHARTRKRVTYEYVFFDGVNDSDYEVAQLVKLARRVPCKVNIIPFHSIAFTGVAGLGASLKPSPRMNAIADRLRTANLSVFVRSSAGEDIDAACGQLAVKTEKEHARQVRLSTRRSGSGIPA